The DNA window tcgttgaaaagtatgtaagtGTATATATTCTTAATCAGGATCTATATTCGAGTCGACTTTGCCATGTCCGTACTATCCGTCTCAGGAACTATGAAAGCTTTTTTATATctgtttgccaaaaaactttttgccacgcccactctaacgcccaaaagccgccaaaccgataacgcccacacttttgcacTACTGTAacattttttctcattttattccccaataacTATTgctatcccagaaaaatgatgaaatttcgcgttcgaaTTCACACTAGCTAAGTAACAGGTATCTGATAgccggggaactcgactatagcattctctcttgtttttattataaatacaaCCATAAGcgtttatacatttttttttagcaacaGTTACGCAGAATTGGCCCACAGTGCCAGCGAGCTTCAGTATTTTAACGTAATTATTTTAACGCAAACGCCTTGGTCACACTGCAACTTTAGtacttgaaaaaaaaaacgaacaaaaCGATAAAAAACATTCCTACCATCGAATTAAAGTATTTTAACTGTCGTTgaataatgtttattgtggCGGTTACTGGCGGCATCGCCACAGGGAAAAGTACCATCAGCAAAGTGTTCGAACGCCAGGGCATTCCAGTCATCGACGCCGACAAAATCGCCAGGGAGAGTGAGTTCAAAAAGTGGAGCACATCCGCTTTCTGCTTCGTAATTAACGACCATTTCCGCTAATTGTCTGTACTCATTCGCCTAGTTGTGGAACCAGGTCAGCCGTGCTGGCGGCAGATTCGGGAAGTCTTCGGAGATGAAGTTCTCCTGCCCAGCAAGGAGATCAATCGCGCTGTTCTGGGGAAGATGATCTTCGAGGACAAGGAGCTGCGCGGCAAGCTGAACAAGATCACCCATCCGACCATCCATCGCAAGATCTTTTGGCAGGTGTGCAAGCTGCTGGTCACGGGGCACGCGTGGATAGTCCTCGACCTGCCACTGCTCTTTGAGACGGGTGTGCTGATGGACTTCATACACAAGATCGTCTGTGTAACCTGGTAGGTTAATAGGTCTTGAATGCTAGGGCTCCAAGTGTAGCTGGTTTTAACCGCATCTCGCCCTATTGCAGCGACTCGGACAAGCAGCTGGAGCGATTAATAGCCCGCAATGAGCTCTCGGAGTCGGAGGCGCGGCATCGCGTCGATTCGCAAATGCCGCTGGACAAGAAGTGCGAGAAGTCTCACTTCGTCATTGACAATAACGGGAGCGTGGAGGAGGCGGAGAGCTCGGCCATGAGCATTTACAACCTGATGCGCGACTCCAAGCAGCACTGGCTGAACCGCATCAGCTTCCTGGGGCTGTTCCTAATCGTTGGCTTTACAATATATATGCTGCTGAAGGTGTTCAACCGGTCGCCCGAGTCCTGGCAGATGTAGTCCGTGTCTGTGCGTGCCATACGAGGCCACATTACGTGTTAATGCAAATGATACCAAACCAATTATACAATTTAAACGCTTGTTAGTGAAATATATTGTGGAAACGTGACAACCGCCTTTAATTAACAGTCTGAACAAACCTACATTGGTGTCGCGCTCACAAGGTAGAAGCCTAACAGACGATAAACGGAAGTGCATTGAGATTGGATGCAGGGACAGATGATCGGGGATTTCTTTAATATGCATAGCGCTGACGCCAATTGGTCGAAGGTTCCTCAAGCAGCTCCGCCGTCTGCTGGCAGTAGTCAACGAAAGTCTGCAGTCCATATTTGGTCACCGCTTTCGTTACATTGTGGTTCAGTTGTATGGGATCCTGTACGACCATCGGTTTTTTTAGCTGGATCGAGCATTCAGGGTTCTCCGACACATATGCTGAATACCTACATAACATCACATATTTTAGGAGCTTAAAATTATGCTTGTTCCATCTGTAAAATGAATATGCTCACCTAGCATGCAGCATCCTCTCAACCTTCGGGATTTCAACATTAGCCTTACCGATATATGGGCAGACCACGAAATGCTCGTAGTCAAATTTGGCGAAATAGGCAAAGAAGTTTCGAAGGAAGCTCTTGATGACGGGAACGGTCGCCTGCAATTTCTGCAATCGCAGTTCGCTAAACGATTTTTGTGCAAAGTTGACAACCCACGCTGAAAAGAGACGACTTACTTGGTGATAGCCCCAAGAAACCGACGATGTACTTACGACCCACGAGTACGGCCTGATTAGCTGCATCCTCTATCTGCAGCATGGCAATGGGGGGCAGCAGAGCCTGGAGCTGCAGGAAGTAAATCACCATCAGTGTAATGCTGTACGTCGATATTTGTTCAGTCAGCTTGCAGCGCTCCAGCCAGTTCTTtacatatatgcacatatattgAGCTGCAAGGGAGCGAATGCAAAGAGATTACATGGACTTTGTCCGGCAGAATCTGCTTACTCAGTGGCTGCGACTCGAATATGTATTTGAGCAGATTTGTATTGCAGAAGCCCATGCTGTTCAGGCAAATGTCGCACTCGATGCCGGTTGGTAAGTGGCACGTCTTGATGATGGGCACGCGCGCCTGTTCGATGAACTGTTCAAGAAAGTACAATGGTAAAAACGGACGTATTGCTATAGACACTGCTCACATTAATAAGGCGCCAGTCCTCGCTGACGCAGAAGAACTTCTTCATAGCCCGCAGCTTGGCGACGGTAGCGTTGGAAGCTCGATGCTCGAACGTGTGAAATGTGTTGCCTGCCAATTCAGAAGCCGGGTGAAATTGGGCGGAACTGAGTTCAGTACTAACTCGACCTACCGATGTCGACGAAGAGGTCCAGGTCCGAGGATCGATTCCCAATGCCTGTGATGCGGGACCCGAACTTGTAGACTCGCAGTGGTTGCTTGGGAAAGCCCGGCGACAAAAGCTTGCTCAGGTCCTGTTCGATAACGTCGTACTCGGGAATCACCTTTAACTTGTCCGCTATCGGGTATTTGTCCTTGAACACATTCGTGATCTCTCCCACAATCATTGCCCTGGCCTCTGCAatgaacaaattatttataagaGATCGCTGGCTCCAAAGGAAGCGTATCAATTATAGTAATTTTATGTAGTTAGACCACAATTTTTACAATGCAGTTCTGCATaagcaaatgaaattaaatggtGACCTACTCTTGGGTAGCCGTACTGTTATATGCTGACGAGCCTTCACCTGGGCCTGCTTTTTCTCCTGTTTCTTCTGATGCGTCGTATGCGGCTGGACTGGCTGATTGTTGGGATTGGGGTTTGGATGCTGCTCCCAAAGGTGGGCCGAAGCTTTCGCGACGTTGGTGCCCACTATGCGGTTGCAGCAGGCACTACAGCTGAATGTTCGCTTTATTGTCTGCAGTTCCTGGGGCTGGACGAAGGCCACGCCCTCACCCGGTGCGGCCATCTCCTGAGGCAAAACGTATTTGGGATTCCTGTCCATGTAGCTCTCGATGCCCACCATAATACGCTCCAGCAGGTTGGCCAAGTGCGGGTCCATCTCCGGCGGCATCGTCATATTGTTCATTGAGTTTAGGGTCTGCAGAAAGAAGTTTGCCTCCATGGTAAGCGGATTCAACTGCACGATCAGCTGGCTTTAGTCCAAAAATTCGAATGCTACGTACTCGTACTCACGTAAAGAATTTTGTTTGGCGTCATCTCGGCCATCGTCTTCTCTTTCTGTGCGGCGGCTTTGTTGGGCGCGCGGACGGTCTGCTTCTGTGGGGCGGTGGAGTCCGGAAGCTGAAAGATGAACCGAATGCGTGAGCTTCTCTGCAACTCGAAAGTTTGCCGCCTTTGTTCGACTGCTAGTAACTGTTGATTTGAAAATTCGAATCGAAGCGGCTGAATTTCGTAGGGTGGCCAACTACACCAAAGTTCGCCGGCGACTGTTAGTGTGAGTGCGGGTGTACGTGTGCTTATAAGCGACACAATGGCACCGCgatgtacatatgtttgtAGAAATGTGTGTGCATTTGTCGTCCGGATCACGGCTCCATATAATAAATCATATAAGAGGGCTCAGGGATTTACGGGTAGAAGTTCCCGCCACTTAAACGCCACTTGTGAAATCGCCATCGACGGTCAGCTTTTACTCACACTGGTCTTCCGCCGACGGACCGTCTCAAAGTACAGCCTTTCAGCGTTGGAAAACATCGCCTTTTTCGTCCAAAAGGAGTCCCCAGGTTCGATCCGCATGGTGTTGTGACTGAGGTCCTTTCCTTTCAAATTATTACGGCTGTTAACTTGGGGGCGTTAAGTTGGAAACACGTAAATTGCAGACAGCGATTAGAGTGACCATGAGTAGGAGTTCAAAATCTGCCGACATCATTTCCTTAAAActtgctttctttttttacatttcaattaaatataactCCTATTTGAATAAAAAACATATTAAGATGTTAAGATATTAAATACATCTTTTGCTTCAAAGGGAGAAGGGAAGATATGGAGTTCATTAATTTGCTGTTTCAAATCTAGAAGGAGTCAGAAGTATACTGATTTACTAAACCCTATTGAATCGGTAACGATacgaatttattttaaaataacttttaTGAAACATGGCCCAAAAATATGATTAATGCTGGCCCACTTTGGCAACCGGTTATGCCTACCGGTTGGACTAGCAAAGACTCGCGCCCTGATTCGAGTCCTAACTAGTGCAAAAATTACCGCAGCCAATTTTAGAGTGACCAAGTGCCATTGCCTCTCCCACGCTAGTTATCGGTTTTGCGGCGTTTAAGTCGACAGCTTGCCGTCTCTAGCTCCGGCGCCTATATAAAGCAGCCCGCTTCCAAAATTTCATATTCGTTTTACGTTTGTCAAGCCTCATAGCCGGCAGTTCGAACGTATACGCTCTCTGAGTCAGACCTCGAAATCGTAGCTCTACACAATTCTGTGAATTTTCCTTGTCGCGTGTGAAACACTTCCAATAAAAACTCAATATGGTGAgtactaaaaaaaaatctagtgaaataatttcgaaaaaaaattttgtggGGGCAAAATTCAATGAGCAAAAACTCGACGCGGCTTTTTCTCAAAATGGCGGCCGGCCTGCGTTTTTTCTTCAAAAGTGATGACGTCATgccgattttttttttttgttcgcaATGAGAGAAATGGCTCTTAAAATCTAGATCAAAAAGAATTTCAATTATTGCTATGCTGCGAGGGCTTCTGCGATTAAATCATTAATCATGATAATTCGACGCATAACTGTAGATTTCGGATAGAATTAAAGAGAAAATAGCGAGAGCGTAAATTTCCGGCGTCGGCAAAgtagagcaaaaaaaaatctgTATACCATAtagctctctctctcactcgcACGCAGTGACGGCTCAAGTTGGGCGCGGCTCTGCAATTATCGATTTTCTTTGGGGCCTGGAACTAATCATCCGTTTTCCCTACCTCCTCCTCCACAGCGTGAATGTATCTCTATCCATGTTGGCCAGGCTGGTGTCCAGATTGGAAACGCCTGCTGGGAGCTTTACTGCTTGGAGCACGGCATCCAGCCCGATGGCCAGATGCCGTCTGACAAGACCGTGGGCGGAGGTGATGACTCGTTCAACACCTTCTTCAGCGAGACTGGAGCTGGCAAGCACGTGCCCCGCGCCGTGTTCGTGGATCTGGAGCCCACTGTGGTCGATGAGGTCCGTACCGGAACCTACCGTCAGCTGTTCCACCCCGAGCAACTGATCACCGGTAAGGAGGATGCGGCCAACAACTACGCTCGTGGCCACTACACCATCGGCAAGGAGATCGTCGATCTGGTTCTGGACAGGATCCGCAAGCTGGCCGATCAGTGCACCGGTCTGCAGGGCTTCCTCATCTTCCACTCGTTCGGTGGAGGTACCGGCTCTGGCTTCACCTCGCTGCTGATGGAGCGTCTCTCCGTGGACTACGGCAAGAAGTCCAAGCTGGAGTTTGCCATCTACCCAGCCCCCCAGGTGTCCACTGCCGTGGTCGAGCCCTACAACTCCATCTTGACCACCCACACCACCCTGGAGCACTCCGACTGCGCCTTCATGGTCGACAACGAGGCTATCTACGACATCTGCCGCCGTAACCTGGACATTGAGCGGCCCACGTACACCAACCTGAACCGTCTGATTGGCCAGATCGTGTCCTCGATTACCGCCTCTCTGCGATTCGATGGTGCCCTTAACGTGGATCTGACTGAGTTCCAGACCAACTTGGTGCCCTACCCACGTATTCACTTCCCTCTGGTGACCTACGCCCCCGTCATCTCTGCCGAGAAGGCCTACCATGAGCAGCTGTCGGTGGCTGAGATCACCAACGCCTGCTTCGAGCCGGCCAACCAGATGGTCAAGTGCGATCCCCGTCACGGCAAGTACATGGCCTGCTGCATGCTGTACCGCGGTGATGTTGTGCCCAAGGACGTCAACGCCGCTATTGCCACCATCAAGACCAAGCGCACCATTCAATTCGTCGACTGGTGCCCCACTGGCTTCAAGGTTGGCATCAACTACCAGCCACCCACCGTGGTGCCTGGAGGAGATTTGGCTAAGGTGCAGCGTGCCGTGTGCATGTTGTCCAACACCACGGCCATCGCCGAGGCCTGGGCCCGTCTGGACCACAAGTTCGATCTGATGTACGCCAAGCGTGCCTTTGTCCACTGGTACGTCGGTGAGGGTATGGAGGAGGGAGAGTTCTCCGAGGCCCGTGAGGATTTGGCTGCCCTCGAGAAGGACTACGAGGAGGTCGGCATGGACTCCGGTGACGGCGAGGGAGAGGGTGCTGAGGAGTACTAAGCGTCGCGCCACTCCAACGCTCGATGGGAGCGTCATTGGTGGGCGGGGAAACCGTCGAAATCATTGTTTACGCTTCCAATCgcaacaaaaaattcactACAACACTGAAAAGCATACGAAAACGAGAAACCATAAAGTATTTTATCCACAAAGACACGTTTAGCAGAAAAGCCAAGCTAACTCGGCGATAAGTTGTGTACACAAGAATAAAATCGGCCAGATTCAGTGTTGTCAGCAAAAAGAAAACCCctctttgtttttctttgccttTTCCTCTCCCAGCGATCATTCGTTTTATGGTGAAAGAACGGGGTCATTGCACGGAGTTTTGACTGCGGGAAAGCAGAGCTGCCGTTCACTTCGTCTATAATTAGCGCTTTCTATTTTCCCCGATTCGGGCCGCTGCTGCGCTTTTCCGCCTGCTGCTTGTGGCAAGTGTAGCAGGCTGTACATGCAGTGTGGCATGCACTTGGCTTTCCACCGCTGGTATCGATTCTCTGGGGCGATGAGTCATTCCATTCGGGGCCACAGCATAATCGCTGCCAGCTCAGCGAAATGGTGACTTCATTTCTTAACTGCTGTCAAGCATGTGAGTGTacgcacatatgtatgtatgtacatatttttgtGACTATGGTGGAGGTCGAAATAATAGCAACCAACGCAAACAAATATGTCAGTCCTGTTTACAGAAACGATTCTATTTAGTAATTTTTGTTGTATAAAGTAATTAATTATTGATGTATGTAAGCCACATAAATCTGAAATAATTAGGCAAAACCATGTGAACTTCCGAATTTCACTAAGAGGCTAaagttaaatatatacatacatatgtacatattcaAGTGACAGCgtttgtacatatgtatgtactttgTGCAGGCCTTTAATGGGGGTTGATTTGCCAAAACGAAATTGAAGCCTGGGTAAACCGGTTGGTTGTTGTGTTGTATTTGCATGtatgtacacacatacatatgtaagcCGCCTTCTCCGTTTGCGCCCAATGCGGCATTTTCAAGAAACAGACCGAGGAGGCGGCTGCTATCGAATTTCCAGAAATAACCAGGGAAGGCAGATGTGCACGGGAGGCAGATGTGCTTGGAAAATGTGTACACTGTGTTGACGAGAAATGCACAAACGCACACATAGCATGTAAgagtgtacatacatacatatgtacatgtataGAATAGCAGAGACCGGCAGAGACCGGCGCATTTATTGAGGTTATGTCTGATGTCATTTGATACAAATGTGCAAAAAAATGGGGCTATCTTTGCCGTTTAAGTATAGTTTAACTAATACCACACATCTAGGCCTAGTTTGAAACAGTTTCAGCCTTAAATCACGCTTTTTCAACGATAAATGCAAACAGTTGGCTCCATGAAATCATAGCCAGCTGCCAACACAGATTTGATATGACGATATGACTGTATTTGTACATGGATGGTGTCAAAAGCCAACGCATTTTTTTAATGACGACACTTCGGAACCGGCTTACTGAGATCTGCTCAGACAGAAGTG is part of the Drosophila sechellia strain sech25 chromosome 3R, ASM438219v1, whole genome shotgun sequence genome and encodes:
- the LOC6614194 gene encoding terminal uridylyltransferase Tailor, whose amino-acid sequence is MRIEPGDSFWTKKAMFSNAERLYFETVRRRKTSLPDSTAPQKQTVRAPNKAAAQKEKTMAEMTPNKILYLNPLTMEANFFLQTLNSMNNMTMPPEMDPHLANLLERIMVGIESYMDRNPKYVLPQEMAAPGEGVAFVQPQELQTIKRTFSCSACCNRIVGTNVAKASAHLWEQHPNPNPNNQPVQPHTTHQKKQEKKQAQVKARQHITVRLPKKARAMIVGEITNVFKDKYPIADKLKVIPEYDVIEQDLSKLLSPGFPKQPLRVYKFGSRITGIGNRSSDLDLFVDIGNTFHTFEHRASNATVAKLRAMKKFFCVSEDWRLINFIEQARVPIIKTCHLPTGIECDICLNSMGFCNTNLLKYIFESQPLTQYMCIYVKNWLERCKLTEQISTYSITLMVIYFLQLQALLPPIAMLQIEDAANQAVLVGPWVVNFAQKSFSELRLQKLQATVPVIKSFLRNFFAYFAKFDYEHFVVCPYIGKANVEIPKVERMLHARYSAYVSENPECSIQLKKPMVVQDPIQLNHNVTKAVTKYGLQTFVDYCQQTAELLEEPSTNWRQRYAY
- the LOC6614193 gene encoding dephospho-CoA kinase, with the translated sequence MFIVAVTGGIATGKSTISKVFERQGIPVIDADKIAREIVEPGQPCWRQIREVFGDEVLLPSKEINRAVLGKMIFEDKELRGKLNKITHPTIHRKIFWQVCKLLVTGHAWIVLDLPLLFETGVLMDFIHKIVCVTCDSDKQLERLIARNELSESEARHRVDSQMPLDKKCEKSHFVIDNNGSVEEAESSAMSIYNLMRDSKQHWLNRISFLGLFLIVGFTIYMLLKVFNRSPESWQM
- the LOC6614195 gene encoding tubulin alpha-1 chain, with the translated sequence MRECISIHVGQAGVQIGNACWELYCLEHGIQPDGQMPSDKTVGGGDDSFNTFFSETGAGKHVPRAVFVDLEPTVVDEVRTGTYRQLFHPEQLITGKEDAANNYARGHYTIGKEIVDLVLDRIRKLADQCTGLQGFLIFHSFGGGTGSGFTSLLMERLSVDYGKKSKLEFAIYPAPQVSTAVVEPYNSILTTHTTLEHSDCAFMVDNEAIYDICRRNLDIERPTYTNLNRLIGQIVSSITASLRFDGALNVDLTEFQTNLVPYPRIHFPLVTYAPVISAEKAYHEQLSVAEITNACFEPANQMVKCDPRHGKYMACCMLYRGDVVPKDVNAAIATIKTKRTIQFVDWCPTGFKVGINYQPPTVVPGGDLAKVQRAVCMLSNTTAIAEAWARLDHKFDLMYAKRAFVHWYVGEGMEEGEFSEAREDLAALEKDYEEVGMDSGDGEGEGAEEY